The following are from one region of the Isoalcanivorax indicus genome:
- the purF gene encoding amidophosphoribosyltransferase, with product MCGIVGIVGHSNVNQSIYDALTVLQHRGQDAAGIVTCDGDRLFLRKDNGMVRDVFRNRHMRRLVGNMGIGHVRYPTAGTSSSAEAQPFYVNSPYGITLAHNGNLTNSNALAEDIFRADLRHINTTSDSEVLLNVFAHELQSLGKLVPGPEDIFAAVRRVHERVEGAYAVVAMITGYGILAFRDPYGVRPVCYGKRETAQGTEYMVASESVALSALGFHLERDLAPGEAIYITDEGVLHTQQCAAHTQLSPCIFEQVYLARPDSIIDDISVYKARLRMGEKLAEKIRREWPNHDIDVVIPIPDTSRTSALQLANTLDVKYREGFIKNRYIGRTFIMPGQQQRKKSVRQKLNAIELEFSGKNVLLVDDSIVRGTTCNEIIQMAREAGARKVYFASAAPPVQYPNVYGIDMPAAKELIAHGRTVEEVCELIGADRLIYQDLDDLIEACREGNPAVEQFECSVFDGNYLAGNINRDYLDYLEQLRNDAAKRDSNRQRNAALAENGVIDLHNAE from the coding sequence ATGTGCGGCATAGTGGGCATTGTCGGGCACTCGAACGTGAATCAGAGCATCTATGATGCCCTGACCGTTCTCCAGCATCGTGGCCAGGATGCCGCGGGGATCGTCACCTGCGACGGCGACCGTCTGTTCCTGCGCAAGGACAATGGCATGGTGCGGGACGTGTTCCGCAACCGGCACATGCGCCGTCTGGTGGGCAACATGGGGATCGGTCACGTGCGTTACCCCACGGCGGGCACCTCGAGCTCGGCCGAAGCGCAGCCGTTCTACGTCAATTCCCCTTACGGGATCACGCTGGCGCATAACGGGAACCTGACCAATTCCAATGCCCTGGCGGAAGACATCTTTCGCGCCGACCTGCGTCATATCAACACGACGTCCGATTCGGAGGTGCTGCTCAACGTGTTCGCCCATGAGTTGCAGTCGCTGGGCAAGCTGGTGCCGGGGCCGGAGGATATCTTTGCCGCCGTGCGGCGCGTGCATGAGCGCGTCGAGGGCGCCTACGCCGTGGTGGCCATGATTACCGGCTACGGCATCCTGGCGTTCCGTGATCCCTACGGTGTGCGGCCGGTCTGTTATGGCAAGCGCGAAACAGCGCAGGGCACGGAGTACATGGTGGCCTCGGAGAGTGTGGCGCTGTCGGCCCTGGGCTTTCACCTGGAGCGCGATCTGGCGCCGGGTGAGGCCATCTACATCACTGATGAGGGTGTTCTGCATACCCAGCAATGTGCTGCGCACACGCAGCTGTCGCCGTGTATCTTCGAGCAGGTCTATCTGGCCCGTCCGGATTCCATCATTGATGATATCTCGGTCTACAAGGCGCGCCTGCGTATGGGCGAGAAGCTGGCCGAGAAGATCCGCCGCGAATGGCCGAACCACGATATCGATGTGGTGATCCCGATTCCCGACACCAGCCGCACATCGGCCCTGCAACTGGCCAATACGCTGGATGTGAAGTACCGCGAAGGCTTCATCAAGAACCGTTATATCGGCCGTACGTTCATCATGCCGGGTCAGCAGCAGCGCAAGAAGTCGGTGCGCCAGAAGCTCAATGCGATCGAGCTGGAATTCAGCGGCAAGAATGTGCTGCTGGTGGATGATTCGATTGTGCGGGGCACCACCTGCAACGAGATCATCCAGATGGCCCGCGAGGCGGGCGCGCGCAAGGTGTACTTTGCCTCGGCGGCCCCGCCGGTGCAGTATCCGAATGTGTATGGCATCGACATGCCGGCGGCAAAGGAACTGATTGCCCATGGCCGCACGGTGGAAGAGGTCTGCGAACTGATCGGGGCTGACCGCCTGATCTATCAGGACCTTGACGATCTGATCGAAGCCTGCCGCGAGGGCAATCCCGCCGTGGAGCAGTTCGAGTGCTCGGTGTTTGACGGCAATTATCTGGCGGGCAACATCAATCGCGACTACCTCGACTATCTCGAGCAACTGCGCAATGATGCCGCCAAGCGTGACAGCAATCGTCAGCGCAACGCTGCCCTGGCTGAAAACGGGGTAATCGACCTGCACAATGCTGAATAA
- a CDS encoding CvpA family protein, translating to MNLADGVILFIIAVSALISVRRGFMREAFSLVTWVAAFIIARLFGPGLEVMLEPSIETPSIRMAVAFGSLFAATLVVGALINHLLGELVRVTGLSGTDRLFGMVFGAVRGMVVVIVLVALAGPMFVDDVWWQQSVLVPQFAMMEDWSRQMASAFIEFVTRFG from the coding sequence ATGAACCTGGCGGACGGGGTAATTCTCTTCATCATTGCCGTGTCGGCGCTGATCAGTGTGCGACGCGGGTTCATGCGCGAAGCCTTTTCCCTGGTCACCTGGGTGGCCGCGTTCATCATCGCCCGGTTGTTCGGGCCGGGCCTTGAGGTCATGCTGGAACCTTCTATCGAGACGCCGAGTATCCGTATGGCGGTGGCGTTCGGTTCCCTGTTTGCCGCGACGCTTGTTGTGGGCGCGCTGATCAATCATTTGCTGGGTGAACTGGTGCGTGTCACTGGCCTCAGCGGCACCGACCGCCTGTTTGGCATGGTCTTTGGTGCAGTACGTGGCATGGTCGTGGTGATCGTGCTGGTGGCCCTGGCAGGGCCGATGTTTGTGGACGATGTGTGGTGGCAGCAGTCGGTGCTGGTGCCACAGTTCGCCATGATGGAAGACTGGTCGCGACAGATGGCCTCCGCGTTCATCGAATTCGTGACCCGTTTCGGATAA
- a CDS encoding SPOR domain-containing protein has protein sequence MDKQLRQRIVGAILLLLLAAIVTPFLLRSPEQVRVALDMELPTPPASPAMPIVPAVSDEEVAEAELRIDEERDQVRRDGEQALAVVPDPAHEDEHEAGEGETIREPVAAEPEDDPPLSGWAVQVGSFSRAEGAAELAAALRDAGYRAFTQPFEQGEQRLHRVYLGPELQRDRAAALRERIAADEAFALQGLVVSLGP, from the coding sequence ATGGATAAACAGCTCAGGCAGCGTATTGTCGGTGCCATTCTGTTGCTGCTGCTGGCGGCAATCGTCACCCCGTTTCTGCTGCGCAGCCCCGAGCAGGTTCGTGTGGCCCTGGATATGGAACTGCCGACGCCGCCGGCCTCCCCGGCGATGCCGATTGTGCCGGCGGTCAGCGATGAGGAGGTGGCCGAGGCGGAGCTGCGCATCGATGAGGAGCGCGACCAGGTGCGGCGCGATGGTGAGCAGGCGCTGGCCGTGGTGCCGGACCCCGCTCATGAGGATGAGCACGAGGCCGGGGAGGGGGAGACGATCCGCGAGCCCGTGGCCGCTGAACCGGAAGACGATCCGCCCCTGAGTGGCTGGGCAGTGCAGGTGGGCAGTTTCAGTCGCGCCGAGGGCGCAGCGGAACTGGCCGCTGCGCTGCGTGATGCAGGCTATCGGGCGTTCACCCAACCGTTCGAACAGGGGGAACAGCGCCTGCACCGGGTCTATCTGGGGCCTGAACTGCAACGTGATCGGGCGGCGGCCCTGCGTGAGCGGATTGCCGCTGACGAGGCCTTCGCCCTGCAAGGCCTGGTGGTCTCCCTGGGGCCTTGA